Proteins encoded by one window of Anopheles maculipalpis chromosome 2RL, idAnoMacuDA_375_x, whole genome shotgun sequence:
- the LOC126555961 gene encoding AF4/FMR2 family member lilli, with amino-acid sequence MCGNYEQKQYGMAHGSLAGMIVKSESLTGRAGVAGSSSPSATNTATTTGSTVHNSAKMGSRRIFTPQFKLQVLDSYRNDGDCKGNQRATARKYGIHRRQIQKWLQVETNLRSVVANGGGSSTSSNTNTTSNGAGGTGSSSSGVVSGHGNGVGASSNGNSGSAAMKINLLNHPHHPHLHHPAHHVHHPAHHHLHYQPMHHHHPHHHPGLTGLMQAPSVAAALHYHHQHHLHQQQQQQQQQQPVHPLAFHPIAVPPVQQPVGLDVVRQRVARNGASAAGLLSPVLTHTGATSAAIPVSSCSPLSVASSTGSLSSSSLCSAASPNSMARRSPSSHQLLQLSDAASSGGDSAHQPHHQQSVIFSPVPLLAAASATPSLTNGTTDSHYYGHIRALAATAQAAAAAAAATTAHRYDHPIDLSRPGSQSPAPSAAKTPYEYDRLVKEEQLEGEEEEISVEEVDEQPFERVVEQAWDLSCRRSAAVPTPDRKRSSSAMSGPIVTPDTSRPAKSVKLFKPYLLDEEEPEQKAPKQQQHQRPDSALADDDKDSTRESPAIVDRPMSPAIVGSHRQQQYPIIWSNSSPVAATAAYYELSPPAYLLASPPQTMLTAGAPAGTVVPAGRGWSSPQASPVSGYDSSTSISSVCSGPEEDNASHSSHSSSSHSHHQHGQSEKLRQQAIDSFYHDVACRGDYRAVATKYNINRKYVEKWLQQEQEDDHQHHQHRHHAEVRSPLVV; translated from the coding sequence aTGTGTGGAAATTACGAACAGAAGCAGTACGGTATGGCTCACGGTTCGCTCGCGGGAATGATTGTCAAAAGTGAATCTTTAACGGGCCGTGCGGGTGTTGCCGGTTCTTCATCGCCGTCGGCCACcaacaccgccaccaccaccggcagcacCGTCCACAACTCGGCCAAGATGGGTTCGAGGCGCATCTTTACGCCACAGTTCAAGCTACAGGTGCTCGACTCGTACCGGAACGATGGTGACTGCAAGGGAAATCAAAGGGCGACCGCCCGCAAGTACGGCATTCACCGACGGCAGATACAGAAGTGGCTGCAGGTGGAAACCAATCTGCGCTCGGTCGTGGCAAACGGTGGTGGTAGCAGCACtagcagcaacaccaacaccaccagcaacggTGCCGGCGGCACCGGAAGCTCGTCGAGCGGTGTTGTGTCGGGCCACGGCAACGGTGTCGGTGCGAGTAGCAACGGAAACAGTGGCAGTGCAGCGATGAAAATAAATCTCCTAAATCATCCGCATCACCCGCATTTGCATCATCCGGCGCACCATGTGCATCACCCGGCCCATCATCACCTGCATTATCAGCCGatgcaccaccatcatccgCATCATCATCCGGGATTGACGGGTCTGATGCAAGCGCCATCGGTAGCAGCGGCGCtgcactaccaccaccagcatcatttgcaccagcagcagcagcagcagcagcagcagcagccggtgCATCCATTGGCGTTTCATCCGATCGCTGTCCCACCGGTACAGCAGCCAGTTGGTTTGGATGTGGTCAGACAACGCGTCGCACGGAATGGCGCAAGCGCCGCCGGTCTGCTGTCACCCGTGCTAACCCACACAGGTGCAACATCGGCCGCAATACCCGTATCCTCCTGTTCGCCCCTCTCCGTTGCATCCTCCACCGGATcactgtcgtcgtcgtcgctgtGTTCCGCGGCGTCACCCAACTCGATGGCACGGCGATCCCCATCATCGCACCAGTTGCTCCAATTGAGTGATGCAGCGTCATCTGGCGGTGATTCGGCGCACCAGCCGCACCATCAGCAATCGGTCATCTTTTCGCCCGTACCGTTGCTGGCCGCCGCCTCGGCAACACCATCGCTAACGaacggtacgaccgacagtcACTACTATGGCCATATACGTGCGCTCGCTGCAACGGCACAGGCTGCTGCGGCAgctgccgccgccaccaccgcccACCGGTACGATCATCCGATCGATCTATCCCGGCCCGGTTCACAGTCGCCCGCGCCGTCCGCGGCCAAAACACCCTACGAGTACGATCGTTTAGTTAAGGAGGAGCAGCTGGAGGGCGAAGAGGAAGAAATTAGCGTGGAGGAAGTGGATGAGCAACCGTTCGAACGTGTGGTAGAACAGGCGTGGGATCTTTCCTGCCGACGGTCCGCCGCCGTCCCAACGCCGGACCGCAAACGTTCTTCCTCCGCGATGAGCGGTCCGATCGTAACGCCCGACACAAGCCGTCCGGCCAAATCGGTGAAACTCTTCAAACCGTACCTGCTGGATGAGGAGGAACCGGAGCAGAAGGCcccaaagcagcagcagcaccagcggcCCGATTCCGCGTTGGCGGACGATGATAAGGATTCGACGCGCGAATCTCCAGCGATCGTCGATCGGCCCATGTCGCCGGCGATCGTCGGTAGCCACCGGCAGCAACAGTATCCCATCATCTGGAGCAACAGCTCGCCGGTCGCCGCCACCGCCGCCTACTACGAGCTAAGTCCGCCGGCGTATCTGCTTGCCTCGCCGCCGCAAACAATGCTCACCGCTGGTGCACCGGCCGGTACCGTGGTACCGGCCGGGCGCGGTTGGAGCTCACCGCAGGCGTCGCCGGTGTCCGGGTACGATAGTTCCACCTCGATCTCGTCCGTGTGCAGCGGGCCGGAGGAGGACAACGCTAGCCACAGCAGTCACAGCAGCTCCAGCCAcagccaccaccaacacgGTCAGTCGGAGAAGCTGAGGCAGCAGGCCATCGATAGCTTCTACCATGATGTGGCCTGCCGCGGCGACTATCGGGCTGTGGCGACCAAGTACAACATTAATCGCAAGTACGTGGAGAAGTGGCTGCAGCAGGAGCAGGAAGatgatcatcagcatcatcagcatcgccATCATGCCGAGGTGCGATCACCGCTCGTCGTTTGA